Proteins encoded together in one Orrella marina window:
- the tnpC gene encoding IS66 family transposase, with the protein MSDRAANTPSSGTDSLLSSLVAEGLNPSAANKIELAIEAMIQAQVEQRIQAEIDRKIQSELDKFIQEEKARQDAQFDQHVAHEVVQKVLEIIEQNRLARHRQFGASSEAYQGTLFNEAELLTDQNPDEDDESCDEQAPADDTSTKPSRKKKSKARGHRGPLPPELPRVEVLIDVPQDQRTDARGQPMVRIGEEVSEQLDIIPMKIRVIRTVRPKYAPARGDGKPVIAAPPANLLPRSILSAGAMAMVIAVKFVDGMPLFRIAKILARSGVHLPPQTLARNCIKTAQALQPLYNLLQDTLLDGSIIHMDETYVQVLKEPERKATTKSYMWVRRGGPPGKTVVLFDYEQNRSGKTPALLLEGWRGHLMTDCYSGYNGVGHQPGVIRMACMAHCRREFVKADRANPSRKETPAKKAIKFFARLYRIEKRVRNAPDSFRYQVRQRLSKRTLDELRAWLDQMRPLVTPKSQLGKALAYLDNCWDRMVRYIDRGDLPIDNNEVHAAGGMKMVIIQIDLRVIEKGDQIRPMLLHTAQHACSGCWLASCRKSRR; encoded by the coding sequence ATGTCTGATCGTGCTGCAAACACCCCCTCATCCGGAACCGATTCCTTGCTGTCTTCACTGGTGGCAGAGGGTCTGAATCCGTCTGCTGCGAACAAGATCGAGCTTGCAATCGAGGCCATGATTCAGGCGCAGGTCGAGCAACGCATCCAGGCTGAGATCGATCGCAAAATCCAGTCAGAACTCGACAAATTCATCCAGGAAGAGAAAGCCCGTCAGGATGCGCAGTTCGATCAGCACGTGGCCCACGAAGTCGTCCAGAAGGTGCTCGAGATCATCGAGCAGAACCGCCTGGCCCGGCATCGTCAGTTTGGCGCCAGCAGCGAAGCGTATCAAGGCACGCTCTTTAACGAAGCCGAGCTCCTCACCGATCAGAACCCGGATGAGGACGATGAGTCGTGCGACGAGCAGGCGCCGGCCGATGACACATCGACGAAGCCTTCGCGCAAGAAGAAGTCCAAGGCACGCGGTCATCGCGGTCCATTGCCACCGGAGCTGCCCCGCGTTGAGGTGCTCATCGATGTACCGCAAGACCAGCGCACGGATGCCCGTGGTCAACCCATGGTGCGCATTGGCGAAGAAGTGAGCGAACAGCTCGACATCATCCCGATGAAGATCCGGGTGATCCGCACGGTGCGCCCCAAGTACGCACCGGCCCGAGGCGATGGCAAACCCGTGATCGCTGCGCCACCTGCGAATCTGCTGCCACGCAGCATCCTGAGCGCAGGCGCCATGGCGATGGTGATCGCAGTCAAGTTTGTCGATGGTATGCCATTGTTTCGCATCGCCAAGATCCTGGCGCGCAGCGGGGTGCATCTGCCGCCGCAGACGCTGGCCCGCAACTGCATCAAGACCGCCCAGGCGTTGCAGCCACTGTACAACCTGCTCCAGGACACCTTGCTCGATGGTTCCATCATCCACATGGATGAGACTTACGTGCAGGTGCTCAAGGAGCCAGAACGAAAGGCCACCACCAAATCCTACATGTGGGTGCGGCGAGGCGGTCCACCGGGCAAGACCGTTGTCCTGTTTGATTACGAACAGAATCGCTCGGGCAAAACACCGGCGCTTTTGCTTGAGGGCTGGCGTGGCCATTTGATGACCGACTGCTATTCGGGCTACAACGGCGTGGGCCATCAACCCGGTGTCATCCGCATGGCATGCATGGCGCATTGCCGCCGCGAGTTTGTGAAGGCTGATCGCGCCAACCCCTCCAGAAAGGAGACACCGGCCAAAAAGGCCATCAAATTCTTTGCCCGCCTGTACCGTATCGAGAAACGGGTGCGTAATGCACCAGACAGTTTCCGTTACCAGGTTCGCCAGCGACTGAGCAAGCGAACACTCGATGAGTTGCGAGCCTGGCTTGATCAGATGAGACCGCTGGTCACACCCAAGAGCCAGCTGGGTAAAGCCCTGGCGTATCTGGACAACTGCTGGGACCGGATGGTGCGATATATCGACCGTGGCGATCTGCCCATCGACAACAACGAAGTTCATGCCGCCGGCGGCATGAAGATGGTTATTATCCAGATCGATCTCAGGGTGATCGAGAAAGGTGATCAGATCAGGCCAATGCTTTTGCATACTGCGCAGCACGCGTGCTCAGGGTGCTGGTTAGCCAGTTGCAGGAAATCGCGGCGCTGA
- the tnpC gene encoding IS66 family transposase, whose translation MLNTSFFISIVSSMDTPFTPTSADSNAQPAAAEIAPFDLEHVTITRREHIELRTQARQYQSLHARAVERMQVMQADHLRIVQGLKAEQAALNTELEQTKTITSPFQVMSPNPVRRKRGQQPGQPGHGRVLETHLPSRIESLRLDDCVCPSCGKDVSEIQGTQDAQVLEIEVKAYRRVIRRHRYRPTCDCRALPGIVMAPPPAQLTPRGKLGNSLLVQALLSKYRHGQPTYRLLSQWRDQGLRVAQGTLTESLLRLVPLFKPLYEAGLDRLRQARQWHVDETRWEVFEPQEDKLGHRWYLWVFKAKDVLHFVMDPSRASSVPTAVLEGVTDGVLSVDRYAAYRKYVRGTPGVKLALCWAHQRRDFLQLANQHPEHACCAVCKSIGLI comes from the coding sequence ATGCTGAACACGTCTTTTTTCATCAGTATCGTGTCATCCATGGACACGCCTTTCACACCCACCTCTGCAGACTCAAACGCCCAACCGGCGGCGGCAGAGATCGCGCCTTTCGATCTTGAACACGTCACGATCACGCGTCGCGAACACATCGAATTACGTACCCAAGCGCGCCAGTATCAATCGCTGCATGCCCGCGCCGTCGAACGCATGCAGGTCATGCAAGCAGACCATCTACGCATCGTTCAAGGCTTGAAGGCCGAACAGGCTGCGCTGAACACCGAGCTCGAGCAAACAAAGACAATCACGTCCCCATTTCAGGTTATGTCACCGAACCCGGTCCGACGCAAACGCGGTCAACAACCTGGTCAGCCAGGCCATGGGCGCGTGCTCGAAACGCACTTGCCTTCGCGCATTGAATCGCTACGCCTGGATGATTGTGTTTGTCCAAGCTGCGGCAAAGACGTGAGCGAAATCCAGGGCACGCAGGACGCCCAGGTGCTGGAGATCGAAGTCAAGGCGTACCGCCGCGTCATCCGTCGTCATCGCTATCGACCCACCTGCGACTGCCGTGCGCTGCCCGGCATTGTCATGGCGCCACCACCGGCACAACTGACCCCACGAGGCAAGCTGGGGAACTCATTGCTCGTGCAGGCCTTGCTCTCGAAATACCGTCACGGCCAGCCCACGTATCGGCTGCTTAGCCAATGGCGTGATCAGGGCTTACGCGTGGCGCAGGGCACGTTGACCGAGAGCTTGTTGCGCCTTGTGCCCTTGTTCAAGCCCTTGTACGAGGCTGGTCTGGACCGCCTGCGCCAAGCCCGCCAGTGGCATGTCGATGAGACCCGCTGGGAGGTCTTCGAGCCGCAGGAGGACAAGCTCGGTCATCGTTGGTATCTGTGGGTGTTCAAGGCCAAAGATGTTTTGCATTTCGTTATGGATCCGTCGCGCGCCTCGAGTGTACCGACGGCCGTCCTCGAGGGCGTGACAGACGGCGTGTTGTCGGTTGACCGGTACGCGGCGTATCGCAAGTATGTGCGTGGCACCCCCGGAGTCAAACTTGCACTGTGCTGGGCACATCAGCGCCGCGATTTCCTGCAACTGGCTAACCAGCACCCTGAGCACGCGTGCTGCGCAGTATGCAAAAGCATTGGCCTGATCTGA
- a CDS encoding amidase has protein sequence MTYQLSELSVPELATGLQEGRFTSLELVEHYLEEITARNDKLHAFVEVYADEARLAAQAADLQRRSGQVLSCFHGIPIAIKDIADIKGKTRTNGSLICSATQAQNHADVIQNLLNAGFIILGVTHLTEFCANSWGINESMGTPHNPSDMTVARLPGGSSSGSAVALGGNLTPLAIGTDTGGSVRIPAAWCGVVGFKPTMGRISTQGIFDLSQSCDTVGPMARSVRDVALLYDVMSKDNAGKQFDVSYLAQQQARGEFNPWRGARICDVIPDVRDVFSADVLRAYDRTLASMANLGAEIFSMKLPISIEEMANVHGIVLAAEGYSATRDFIQGDTSLINETTRKILGHGKGVLADDYLDAIRKRDRMAAELETFMAQYDAIILPTTMTTSPPVANVSFERVPSLYTRFVNFFDLCGLAFPNGEDEKSLPTSVQLIGRTGEDIRILDLGVSFEHLTRET, from the coding sequence ATGACATACCAATTATCTGAGCTTTCTGTCCCAGAACTGGCCACGGGCCTACAGGAAGGACGCTTCACGTCGCTCGAACTCGTTGAGCATTATCTCGAGGAAATTACAGCGCGCAATGACAAGTTGCATGCGTTTGTTGAGGTATATGCTGATGAGGCTCGTCTTGCTGCACAGGCGGCCGACCTGCAACGGCGCTCGGGTCAAGTGTTGAGTTGCTTTCACGGCATCCCCATCGCTATTAAAGATATCGCTGACATTAAGGGAAAGACGCGAACCAACGGCAGCCTGATTTGCAGTGCTACGCAGGCGCAAAACCACGCCGATGTCATTCAGAACCTGCTAAATGCTGGCTTTATTATTCTTGGGGTGACGCATCTGACCGAGTTTTGCGCTAATTCGTGGGGCATCAACGAATCGATGGGAACGCCCCACAACCCATCTGATATGACGGTTGCACGGCTACCAGGGGGATCCAGTAGTGGCTCTGCGGTTGCTCTTGGCGGCAATCTGACGCCATTGGCGATTGGAACTGATACTGGCGGTTCAGTCCGAATTCCGGCAGCCTGGTGTGGTGTCGTAGGCTTCAAGCCAACAATGGGTCGGATCAGCACCCAAGGTATTTTTGATTTGAGTCAATCCTGCGACACCGTGGGTCCTATGGCACGTTCAGTGCGTGATGTTGCCCTGCTATATGACGTCATGAGTAAAGACAACGCAGGCAAGCAATTTGATGTGAGCTACCTGGCACAACAACAAGCCAGAGGTGAGTTCAACCCATGGCGTGGTGCACGAATATGCGATGTGATCCCGGACGTGCGCGATGTATTTTCTGCCGATGTGTTGCGTGCTTATGATCGAACGCTGGCGAGTATGGCGAATCTTGGTGCAGAGATTTTCTCTATGAAATTGCCAATTTCTATCGAAGAGATGGCCAATGTTCATGGCATTGTGCTTGCAGCTGAAGGATATTCGGCGACACGTGACTTTATTCAGGGTGACACTTCTCTTATCAATGAAACAACGCGCAAGATTCTTGGACACGGCAAGGGTGTTTTGGCGGATGACTATTTGGATGCCATCAGAAAACGTGACAGGATGGCCGCGGAGCTTGAAACCTTCATGGCGCAATATGACGCCATTATCCTGCCAACAACCATGACCACATCGCCACCTGTTGCGAATGTCAGCTTTGAACGGGTGCCGTCGTTGTACACGCGTTTTGTAAACTTTTTTGATTTGTGTGGTTTGGCTTTTCCGAACGGTGAAGATGAGAAAAGTCTACCAACTTCAGTCCAGCTGATCGGGCGCACTGGTGAAGACATTAGAATTCTGGATCTTGGTGTGTCCTTCGAACATCTGACGCGCGAGACTTAA
- a CDS encoding TRAP transporter substrate-binding protein, translating into MKKMKLTVLALSMLAASGAVLAKEKIRVADSLPVNHFIAEALIKPWMEEVKTMSNGDIVFQYFPAEQLAKEKDMFELVRSGGADVAYFVPSYTPEKFPLSVVGEIPGTNKTPCEATMAYWELTKEGGFLDEQELSKQGVSMLLPLSLAAYQIQTTKRPADSLKAFNGLQIRTAGDMKELALSKLGATPVSMTATEIRDAMARGTVDGSALSFSSVPPYGIEEVAKYSTDNFDLGTVALGYYFNRDKWNSFSDAHKKIMNDAAAKVVPLGCQMIIDLSNKDKQKMVDAGVEMVQFAESDQPKLNEILGSVQEEWAASVEKAGKPGKKALELYLEALQK; encoded by the coding sequence ATGAAAAAAATGAAACTAACAGTCTTGGCATTAAGCATGCTCGCGGCATCTGGTGCTGTGCTGGCCAAAGAGAAGATCCGTGTTGCTGACAGCCTGCCGGTCAATCATTTCATCGCGGAGGCATTGATCAAGCCCTGGATGGAGGAAGTGAAAACGATGTCCAATGGTGACATCGTGTTCCAGTATTTCCCCGCCGAACAGCTTGCCAAAGAAAAGGACATGTTTGAGTTGGTGAGGAGTGGCGGGGCGGATGTCGCCTATTTTGTGCCTTCCTACACTCCGGAGAAGTTTCCATTGTCCGTGGTGGGTGAGATTCCCGGCACCAACAAAACCCCATGCGAAGCCACCATGGCCTATTGGGAGTTGACCAAGGAAGGTGGGTTTTTAGATGAGCAAGAACTGTCCAAGCAGGGAGTCTCTATGCTGTTGCCCTTGAGTCTGGCTGCATACCAGATTCAGACGACAAAGCGTCCAGCCGATAGTTTGAAGGCCTTCAATGGCTTGCAGATCCGCACGGCGGGTGACATGAAGGAGCTGGCATTGAGCAAATTGGGGGCAACGCCCGTCTCCATGACTGCCACGGAAATCCGTGATGCAATGGCGCGAGGCACTGTTGATGGTAGTGCCCTGAGTTTTTCCAGCGTTCCACCCTATGGCATTGAAGAGGTGGCCAAGTACTCCACTGACAACTTTGATTTGGGTACGGTTGCATTGGGCTACTACTTCAATAGAGACAAGTGGAATAGTTTCTCTGATGCACACAAGAAAATTATGAACGATGCTGCTGCTAAAGTCGTTCCACTGGGCTGCCAGATGATCATCGACTTAAGTAACAAGGACAAGCAAAAAATGGTCGATGCTGGGGTCGAGATGGTTCAGTTTGCCGAGTCAGATCAACCCAAATTGAATGAAATCCTGGGTAGTGTTCAGGAGGAGTGGGCTGCGAGTGTCGAAAAAGCTGGTAAGCCAGGTAAAAAGGCGTTAGAGCTGTACCTTGAGGCACTTCAGAAGTAA
- a CDS encoding TRAP transporter large permease: MELATGLVILFLFLIIGFPVALSMALAGAVGIWLIGGDVTLLSILRTSPMSSVNNYEIVTIPLFILMAEFIIISGVAKDLFTSASVWVGKVRGGLAMATALAGAGFAAISGSSTAAAATLASTSLPAMIDAGYDPKVAAGTVAISGTLAMLIPPSIALIIYGIIADVPVGKLLIGGVIPGILVTLAIMTTILVIVTKDPSLAPTGRRYTIMEKIRSLRNTGPMILLLFAVTGLIYTGIATPTESAGIGAFVACLIAAWKRQLSFQGTWKALINTGHTTCMILFIMLGAQLFGYFLTLSQATVELVNWIDTLPLPPLAIMAIILVGYIILGFFLDQVAILILTVPVLLPVIINLGFDPVWFGVIVVVTAEVGMVTPPMGMNVFIVKKYTDRSLVEIFQGVIPHIYAHIVVITLLTIFPALVLWLPNSMR, translated from the coding sequence ATGGAACTGGCAACCGGGTTGGTCATACTGTTTTTGTTTTTAATTATTGGGTTTCCAGTTGCACTTTCCATGGCACTGGCCGGGGCGGTAGGGATCTGGCTGATCGGTGGCGATGTGACGCTATTGAGCATTTTGCGTACCTCGCCGATGAGCAGCGTCAACAATTACGAAATTGTGACGATACCGCTGTTCATTCTGATGGCAGAATTCATCATCATTTCCGGTGTTGCAAAAGACCTGTTTACATCCGCTTCTGTATGGGTCGGAAAGGTACGTGGTGGTCTGGCTATGGCCACGGCGCTGGCAGGCGCCGGGTTTGCAGCCATATCTGGCTCCAGCACGGCAGCGGCGGCCACGCTGGCATCGACATCTTTGCCAGCCATGATAGATGCTGGGTATGACCCGAAAGTTGCCGCTGGTACGGTGGCAATTTCCGGGACCTTGGCAATGCTGATTCCTCCTTCCATTGCGCTCATTATCTACGGCATTATTGCGGATGTCCCTGTTGGAAAGTTGCTCATTGGCGGAGTGATCCCCGGGATTTTAGTGACACTGGCCATCATGACGACGATCCTTGTGATCGTCACCAAAGATCCTTCGTTAGCGCCTACGGGAAGACGCTATACGATCATGGAGAAAATTCGCTCCCTGAGGAATACCGGTCCGATGATACTGCTGTTGTTTGCGGTAACCGGATTGATTTATACGGGAATTGCGACACCGACTGAATCGGCAGGAATTGGTGCTTTTGTGGCCTGTCTGATTGCAGCCTGGAAGCGCCAGCTTTCATTTCAGGGAACCTGGAAGGCACTCATCAACACTGGGCACACCACCTGCATGATTCTCTTCATCATGTTGGGGGCCCAGTTGTTTGGCTATTTCCTGACACTGTCTCAGGCCACGGTGGAACTGGTGAACTGGATCGATACGTTGCCTTTGCCGCCCTTAGCGATCATGGCAATTATTCTGGTGGGCTATATCATTCTTGGTTTTTTCCTGGATCAGGTGGCGATTCTGATTCTGACCGTACCGGTGCTATTGCCTGTCATCATAAACCTTGGGTTTGATCCGGTCTGGTTTGGCGTCATCGTTGTGGTGACGGCTGAGGTGGGCATGGTCACGCCTCCCATGGGAATGAACGTTTTCATTGTCAAAAAATATACGGATCGCTCGCTGGTCGAGATTTTTCAAGGCGTCATACCTCATATTTATGCGCATATTGTGGTGATCACACTGCTCACCATTTTTCCCGCACTCGTACTCTGGTTGCCGAATTCGATGCGCTAG
- a CDS encoding WD40 repeat domain-containing protein: MNLKVYLWILALCLLLPSAVLAQDIVSVEHPGYRVKINVKTAAIVHYTAKSDPGNQGSKNFAVLDGKKPGLLFGLEIDGKTVGAFEQAGWSPYSSKRQHRVKEKQVYVFFEMPLPKVGVTVVRGYSFDPANNVISISHSITNKRQDGESVTAKVTARFSPQLPGSGEPLLHVVQDARKKNYQVLPLADVVESRWSTTTPGKWDSFHPLIGLEKGGFVGIRPPAVYGNSSRMSAIGVDNTTGTLVVAAGPTSVSANKTLVGFSVEIVAQPSPQLAFEQLGAFFNKLKAPDIMRQTTAQAGQVTSSRQPLSGGSEPSGGKPVISVANAMATAAQAVPGSVEHKPPASFATGDDLIPWYWSFQEAFLRSYAGKRAEDAIIQKVMEKMRRETTVRSCTQDGDQWFSDLGVYYVTLGCELVVKSSKTDGRPKTVQDNTIELYLMRKDEKWVMAPEGDALGCAIARQVNSETTWAAYNKQYPQGQCAGQASQETVKPVQAVAQVDLFRAYAFNPDGSRLYTFGNGELLIYTVADGKLVKRLPLKASVSRGQNGLRVSGDGRHVLLGTTSKAYLVDVETAKVSPLAYRDPKDNGINEFQIAFDDAAGHVVVLYQETFGTTYLDRFSIKTGKRVKQFDDDRYISGFGLSRDGRKAVVMAKEKTGKNKPMMIVIHDTRNGKKLIEYPINNLTAFSGPVFTGNGKYVLYDLKDGMVVRDTSTGQRAFKAREKWLSSLGADETRINAQGRLLLDASRISDNVYLSDIETGKRLLVLNHTPSTHNLVNWPTAAFSPDNQHFVVYFEGKGTLYKLNPAGIARVLKSGRG, from the coding sequence ATGAATCTGAAAGTATATTTGTGGATCCTCGCACTGTGCCTTCTCCTTCCCTCCGCGGTATTGGCACAAGACATCGTTTCTGTTGAGCATCCGGGTTACCGGGTAAAAATCAACGTCAAGACGGCGGCAATTGTCCATTACACGGCAAAATCAGATCCTGGTAATCAGGGCAGTAAAAATTTTGCTGTGCTGGATGGAAAGAAACCAGGACTGCTGTTTGGGCTGGAAATTGACGGTAAAACGGTGGGTGCTTTCGAACAGGCAGGTTGGTCACCGTATTCATCCAAACGACAGCACAGGGTGAAAGAAAAGCAGGTTTATGTGTTTTTCGAGATGCCTTTGCCAAAGGTCGGTGTGACTGTGGTCAGGGGATACAGTTTTGATCCGGCGAATAATGTGATTAGTATTTCACATTCCATCACTAACAAGCGTCAGGATGGCGAGTCTGTCACGGCAAAGGTCACTGCCCGGTTTTCACCACAGTTACCGGGTTCAGGCGAGCCACTGCTTCACGTAGTTCAAGATGCCAGAAAGAAGAACTATCAGGTACTGCCTTTAGCCGATGTCGTGGAATCTCGATGGAGCACTACCACGCCCGGGAAATGGGACAGTTTTCATCCGCTGATTGGCCTTGAAAAGGGTGGGTTTGTCGGTATCAGGCCGCCTGCGGTGTACGGAAACTCTTCTCGCATGAGCGCTATCGGTGTTGACAACACAACAGGCACGCTGGTGGTGGCCGCAGGCCCGACTTCAGTCAGTGCGAATAAAACTCTTGTGGGCTTCTCCGTCGAGATTGTGGCCCAGCCGTCGCCACAGCTGGCGTTTGAGCAGCTGGGTGCTTTCTTCAACAAGCTGAAAGCACCCGACATCATGCGGCAAACTACTGCGCAGGCAGGTCAGGTTACGTCATCCAGACAGCCTCTGTCGGGGGGCTCTGAACCGTCAGGAGGAAAGCCCGTGATATCTGTTGCCAATGCGATGGCAACTGCAGCGCAAGCAGTTCCCGGAAGCGTGGAGCATAAACCACCAGCCTCCTTTGCCACGGGTGATGACCTTATCCCCTGGTACTGGTCGTTCCAGGAGGCATTTTTGAGATCCTACGCAGGCAAACGCGCCGAAGATGCGATCATACAAAAAGTCATGGAAAAAATGCGGCGCGAAACAACTGTGCGTTCGTGCACACAAGACGGTGACCAATGGTTTTCCGATCTGGGGGTGTATTACGTGACCCTGGGTTGCGAGCTGGTCGTAAAATCTTCAAAAACAGATGGCCGCCCGAAAACCGTGCAAGACAATACCATTGAGCTGTACTTGATGCGAAAGGACGAAAAGTGGGTGATGGCGCCAGAAGGTGATGCGCTGGGCTGTGCGATAGCTCGTCAAGTCAACAGTGAAACGACGTGGGCAGCATATAACAAGCAATACCCCCAAGGGCAGTGCGCCGGTCAGGCGTCGCAAGAAACCGTCAAGCCTGTGCAAGCCGTTGCTCAAGTGGATTTGTTCCGTGCCTATGCGTTTAACCCTGACGGCTCACGCTTGTACACCTTTGGCAATGGCGAACTGCTGATTTATACCGTTGCAGATGGCAAGTTGGTCAAGCGCCTGCCCCTGAAGGCAAGTGTCTCGAGGGGTCAAAACGGCCTGCGCGTCTCCGGTGATGGGCGCCATGTGCTTCTGGGAACAACGAGCAAGGCCTATCTTGTTGATGTAGAAACCGCCAAAGTGTCGCCTTTGGCGTATCGGGATCCAAAAGACAACGGAATTAATGAATTCCAGATTGCGTTTGATGATGCGGCCGGCCATGTGGTTGTGTTGTATCAAGAGACGTTTGGCACGACGTACCTGGATCGTTTCAGCATCAAGACCGGCAAACGAGTCAAACAGTTTGATGATGACCGCTATATTTCTGGCTTTGGCTTGAGCCGGGATGGTCGCAAGGCTGTGGTAATGGCCAAGGAAAAGACGGGTAAAAACAAGCCAATGATGATTGTCATTCATGACACCCGCAATGGCAAAAAACTTATTGAATACCCCATCAATAATTTGACGGCATTTTCAGGGCCGGTGTTCACCGGCAATGGCAAGTATGTGCTTTATGACCTGAAGGACGGGATGGTGGTGCGCGATACGTCAACAGGCCAGCGAGCGTTCAAAGCGCGTGAAAAATGGCTGTCGTCGCTGGGTGCTGATGAAACACGCATTAATGCCCAGGGTCGCCTTTTGCTGGATGCCTCGCGAATATCCGATAATGTGTACTTGTCTGATATTGAAACGGGCAAGCGTCTTCTCGTCTTGAATCACACGCCCTCCACGCATAATCTCGTAAATTGGCCAACGGCTGCTTTTAGCCCGGATAATCAGCATTTTGTGGTGTATTTCGAGGGTAAGGGCACGCTGTACAAGCTGAACCCTGCAGGCATTGCACGCGTGTTGAAGTCAGGAAGGGGCTGA
- a CDS encoding helix-turn-helix domain-containing protein: protein MPERPIAGSPLAKNLGSVIKGLRQAAGLSQVVFSERCGFYQTYLSRIENGHANPTINALEVIAHALGITVFELFDRVREQSEGQGQSLWR, encoded by the coding sequence ATGCCCGAACGGCCCATTGCAGGTAGTCCACTCGCCAAGAATCTCGGATCGGTTATTAAAGGCTTGCGTCAGGCGGCAGGCTTGAGTCAGGTCGTCTTTAGCGAGCGATGCGGCTTTTATCAAACCTATCTCAGCCGTATCGAGAACGGTCATGCAAATCCTACAATCAATGCGCTTGAGGTCATTGCTCACGCTCTTGGAATCACGGTGTTTGAACTGTTCGACAGAGTGCGAGAGCAGAGTGAAGGACAAGGGCAGTCGCTATGGCGCTAA
- a CDS encoding TRAP transporter small permease, translating to MKETTPSSISLFSRAENVLCGFSALAIFSMMCVMTLSVVMRYVFNAPLIWPYKLISVYFLVGAFYPIISHTLRENEHIAIDVMVPYLKKQIIAPIRAFGYLASSVLLAVICWLYWDRFVTSWVGNELVSMAIPLPLWVTYGMVCVGSIFVALRCLVKARDEMRDAFAKDSSK from the coding sequence TTGAAAGAGACAACTCCTTCGAGCATCTCCCTTTTTTCGAGAGCTGAAAACGTTTTGTGCGGGTTTTCCGCACTCGCGATTTTTTCCATGATGTGTGTGATGACCCTGTCAGTGGTCATGCGGTATGTCTTCAATGCGCCACTTATCTGGCCCTACAAACTCATCAGCGTGTATTTCCTTGTCGGTGCCTTTTATCCCATAATTTCGCATACGCTGCGGGAAAATGAGCACATTGCTATCGACGTTATGGTGCCGTATCTAAAAAAACAGATCATTGCACCCATACGTGCTTTCGGTTATCTAGCCTCTTCGGTTCTTCTGGCCGTGATCTGCTGGTTGTATTGGGACCGGTTTGTTACCAGTTGGGTTGGCAATGAACTCGTCAGCATGGCTATTCCGTTGCCCTTGTGGGTGACGTACGGAATGGTTTGTGTTGGCTCCATTTTTGTAGCACTGCGTTGCCTGGTTAAAGCGCGTGATGAAATGCGCGATGCTTTTGCCAAAGACAGCAGCAAATGA
- the tnpA gene encoding IS66 family insertion sequence element accessory protein TnpA, whose product MHGRDPSWWQGHLQRFEQEGIGTKAYAQREGLDVKALYESRRNFKRRISPPMAADNPPRVSRQFVELRPCPDSSKDGSASEMSCSLVLPSGVRLEMSDLPGIGWITALAHELGGLGREQR is encoded by the coding sequence ATGCATGGAAGAGATCCATCCTGGTGGCAAGGTCACCTGCAACGTTTCGAACAAGAAGGCATCGGGACCAAGGCCTACGCGCAACGTGAAGGTCTTGATGTCAAAGCGCTGTATGAGAGCCGCCGCAATTTCAAGCGACGCATCAGTCCCCCGATGGCGGCTGATAACCCGCCCCGGGTCTCGCGTCAGTTCGTAGAACTCAGGCCATGCCCCGACTCATCGAAAGATGGGAGTGCGTCCGAGATGAGCTGCAGCCTGGTTCTGCCCTCAGGTGTACGTCTGGAGATGTCAGATCTGCCCGGCATTGGCTGGATCACGGCCCTTGCGCACGAACTGGGTGGTCTGGGTAGGGAGCAGCGCTGA